A region from the Antennarius striatus isolate MH-2024 chromosome 22, ASM4005453v1, whole genome shotgun sequence genome encodes:
- the si:ch73-252i11.1 gene encoding protein mono-ADP-ribosyltransferase PARP12 isoform X1, giving the protein MNESDILKFLCANQGSINTDDLVFNLGSDPAHLSKMISNREKFVSCCPFGQPKLVARTRLRLCRARGCLGGCEGLHLCKSVLFGGSCQFGQLRRECNFSHELDSDHNLQILKKHELENLSKTELCVLMMQSDDRLLPQICHNYNNGLGESSLCKDGYSCKRLHMCEKYMNRYCSCTRTHDFTASQPLKVLQDYGVPDDLISSLKSVYANILALKYSERGSKGNQDSIQWQGGHQGNRGRGGKRGHRGFQSGHQPRPFPSHTGGTLNTAFRGRGGPRGGRGDWRRQPWLPQTCSTGDIHAAIGTIDQLDFGDTGDTGPSEANTDQQQASNLHLPAANNTDTSSDDGQNTGKIQNPNETSTADGGSGGNQKHLHRTHSTDDASAVVKEESNGDSGGNRKERQRPVRDKTEICLYFIKGRCIHEERCFKAHDKIPYRWEIRKDDQWNPMPENETIEKDYCDPNNTHSSSGPFVYFDTMTCGPDKLKVRRLSTANSLLEPTFIFTTEWVWYWEDEFGNWNMYASTGGGHKPADMDSSTLEQKFLDNSKDMVEFTAGSQTYSLCFKSMIQTNKQYGTQKVVRRRPRFVSAADVQAKRVRKPLGLMFAPVPSHWDKSQIPQTGYKRIPLQHFSEEFQKIESLFSATMTGFDVVKIERIQNKALWEVFQWQKGQMQNSRGGRRVREEKLFHGTDNKYVDTICQTNFDWRLCGTHGTAFGKGSYFAKDAKYSHSYTSDSDVKSMFVAHLLVGDYTKGSPDYRRPPSKNGDDINFFDSCVDNVSNPSIYVVFEKHQIYPEYLLQYKTTHPLIDRFSSNASSYHHSPSSFPYQLRPMPSSYQPTSLISNPISSSNQSSSSSSSYKPVISISNPKVPNQSSSPLFPFQPVKSFSNPKPASNQAMPYLPTQKKKEESSSCIIA; this is encoded by the exons ATGAATGAGTCTGATATTTTAAAGTTCCTCTGCGCCAACCAGGGATCTATCAACACTGATGACTTGGTCTTTAATCTGGGCTCTGATCCAGCCCACTTGTCCAAGATGATCAGTAACCGAGAGAAGTTTGTCTCTTGTTGTCCGTTCGGACAACCGAAGCTGGTGGCGAGGACCAGGCTGAGACTGTGCAGAGCCAGAGGCTGCCTGGGGGGCTGCGAGGGGCTGCACCTGTGTAAAAGTGTCCTCTTCGGTGGATCCTGTCAGTTCGGTCAACTAAG GAGAGAATGCAACTTCTCCCATGAGCTGGACTCTGATCACAACCTGCAGATACTGAAAAAACATGAGCTGGAGAATCTGAGTAAGACAGAGTTGTGCGTCCTGATGATGCAGAGCGACGACAGGCTCCTGCCTCAA ATATGTCATAATTACAACAACGGTTTGGGGGAGTCCAGTCTGTGTAAGGATGGTTACAGTTGTAAGAGACTTCACATGTGTGAGAAGTACATGAACCGATACTGCAGCTGTACCCGGACTCATGATTTCACTGCTTCACAGCCCTTGAAAGTCCTGCAAGATTATGGTGTACCTGATGACCTCATTAGCTCCTTGAAGTCAGTTTATGCAAATATATTGGCTTTGAAATACTCTGAAAGGGGCAGTAAGGGCAACCAAGACAGCATTCAATGGCAAGGTGGTCACCAGGGCAATAGAGGAAGAGGTGGCAAAAGGGGCCATAGAGGATTCCAGAGCGGTCATCAACCGCGACCATTTCCCTCCCACACCGGTGGCACTCTAAATACAGCTtttagaggaagaggaggccccCGGGGTGGCAGGGGTGATTGGAGGAGGCAGCCATGGTTGCCACAAACGTGTTCCACTGGTGACATCCATGCTGCCATCGGCACCATTGATCAGTTGGATTTTGGTGATACAGGGGATACTGGACCCAGTGAAGCCAACACAGACCAGCAGCAGGCCTCCAATCTGCACCTTCCTGCTGCTAACAACACTGATACAAGCAGTGACGATGGGCAGAACACAGGCAAAATCCAGAATCCAAATGAAACTTCAACAGCTGACGGAGGCAGCGGTGGTAACCAGAAACACCTGCATCGAACCCACTCTACCGATGATGCCTCTGCTGTTGTCAAGGAAGAGAGTAATGGTGACAGTGGGGGCAACAGAAAAGAAAGGCAAAGGCCTGTCAGAG ATAAAACTGAGATATGCCTGTACTTCATCAAAGGACGCTGTATACATGAGG AGCGATGTTTTAAGGCTCACGACAAGATACCATATAGATGGGAAATCAGAAAGGATGATCAGTGGAATCCCATGCCCGAAAACGAGACGATAGAGAAGGATTACTGTGACCCTAACAACAcgcacag TAGCAGCGGTCCGTTTGTGTATTTTGACACAATGACCTGTGGACCGGACAAATTGAAAGTACGACGGCTGTCCACTGCCAACTCTTTACTGGAACCAACCTTCATCTTCACCACTGAGTGGGTTTGGTACTGGGAAGATGAGTTTGGAAACTGGAATATGTATGCTTCAACT GGTGGTGGACACAAACCAGCAGACATGGACAGTTCTACACTGGAGCAGAAGTTCCTGGACAACAGCAAAGATATGGTGGAATTCACTGCTGGTTCACAGACATACTCACTCTGtttcaaaa GTATgattcaaacaaacaagcagTACGGCACACAGAAAGTCGTGAGAAGACGACCCCGGTTTGTATCTGCAGCTGATGTCCAAGCCAAGAGAGTGAG AAAGCCTCTTGGTCTGATGTTTGCTCCTGTACCATCCCACTGGGACAAGTCTCAGATCCCTCAAACGGGATACAAG AGAATCCCCCTCCAGCACTTCTCAGAAGAATTTCAGAAAATCGAGTCTCTTTTCTCCGCAACCATGACAGGATTTGATGTTGTCAAAATTGAGAGGATTCAGAACAAAGCTCTTTGGGAGGTGTTCCAGTG GCAGAAAGGTCAGATGCAGAACAGCAGAGGTGGGCGCAGAGTGAGAGAAGAAAAGCTTTTTCATGGCACGGACAATAAATACGTGGACACCATCTGTCAAACCAACTTTGACTGGAGACTCTGTGGAACTCATGGAACTGCTTTTGGCAAAG GTAGTTACTTTGCCAAGGATGCCAAATACTCTCACAGCTACACCAGTGACTCTGATGTGAAATCCATGTTTGTCGCACACCTTCTGGTGGGAGATTACACCAAGGGGTCCCCGGATTATCGCCGGCCTCCTTCTAAGAATGGCGACGACATAAATTTctttgacagctgtgtggataATGTTTCAAATCCTTCCATATATGTTGTGTTTGAGAAGCACCAGATCTACCCGGAGTACCTGCTGCAATACAAAACCACTCATCCACTCATTGACAGGTTCAGTTCCAACGCATCCTCATACCATCATAGCCCATCTTCATTCCCATACCAACTCAGACCAATGCCATCCTCGTACCAACCCACTTCATTGATTTCTAACCCCATCTCATCCTCAAACCAATCGAGCTCATCTTCGTCGTCATACAAACCCGTCATATCTATTTCTAATCCCAAAGTCCCAAACCAATCGAGCTCACCTTTGTTTCCATTCCAACCCGTCAAATCTTTTTCTAATCCCAAACCAGCCTCAAACCAAGCGATGCCTTACCTACCcacccagaaaaaaaaggaagagtccAGTTCCTGTATTATTGCTTAG
- the si:ch73-252i11.1 gene encoding protein mono-ADP-ribosyltransferase PARP12 isoform X2 has product MNESDILKFLCANQGSINTDDLVFNLGSDPAHLSKMISNREKFVSCCPFGQPKLVARTRLRLCRARGCLGGCEGLHLCKSVLFGGSCQFGQLRRECNFSHELDSDHNLQILKKHELENLSKTELCVLMMQSDDRLLPQICHNYNNGLGESSLCKDGYSCKRLHMCEKYMNRYCSCTRTHDFTASQPLKVLQDYGVPDDLISSLKSVYANILALKYSERGSKGNQDSIQWQGGHQGNRGRGGKRGHRGFQSGHQPRPFPSHTGGTLNTAFRGRGGPRGGRGDWRRQPWLPQTCSTGDIHAAIGTIDQLDFGDTGDTGPSEANTDQQQASNLHLPAANNTDTSSDDGQNTGKIQNPNETSTADGGSGGNQKHLHRTHSTDDASAVVKEESNGDSGGNRKERQRPVRDKTEICLYFIKGRCIHEERCFKAHDKIPYRWEIRKDDQWNPMPENETIEKDYCDPNNTHSSGPFVYFDTMTCGPDKLKVRRLSTANSLLEPTFIFTTEWVWYWEDEFGNWNMYASTGGGHKPADMDSSTLEQKFLDNSKDMVEFTAGSQTYSLCFKSMIQTNKQYGTQKVVRRRPRFVSAADVQAKRVRKPLGLMFAPVPSHWDKSQIPQTGYKRIPLQHFSEEFQKIESLFSATMTGFDVVKIERIQNKALWEVFQWQKGQMQNSRGGRRVREEKLFHGTDNKYVDTICQTNFDWRLCGTHGTAFGKGSYFAKDAKYSHSYTSDSDVKSMFVAHLLVGDYTKGSPDYRRPPSKNGDDINFFDSCVDNVSNPSIYVVFEKHQIYPEYLLQYKTTHPLIDRFSSNASSYHHSPSSFPYQLRPMPSSYQPTSLISNPISSSNQSSSSSSSYKPVISISNPKVPNQSSSPLFPFQPVKSFSNPKPASNQAMPYLPTQKKKEESSSCIIA; this is encoded by the exons ATGAATGAGTCTGATATTTTAAAGTTCCTCTGCGCCAACCAGGGATCTATCAACACTGATGACTTGGTCTTTAATCTGGGCTCTGATCCAGCCCACTTGTCCAAGATGATCAGTAACCGAGAGAAGTTTGTCTCTTGTTGTCCGTTCGGACAACCGAAGCTGGTGGCGAGGACCAGGCTGAGACTGTGCAGAGCCAGAGGCTGCCTGGGGGGCTGCGAGGGGCTGCACCTGTGTAAAAGTGTCCTCTTCGGTGGATCCTGTCAGTTCGGTCAACTAAG GAGAGAATGCAACTTCTCCCATGAGCTGGACTCTGATCACAACCTGCAGATACTGAAAAAACATGAGCTGGAGAATCTGAGTAAGACAGAGTTGTGCGTCCTGATGATGCAGAGCGACGACAGGCTCCTGCCTCAA ATATGTCATAATTACAACAACGGTTTGGGGGAGTCCAGTCTGTGTAAGGATGGTTACAGTTGTAAGAGACTTCACATGTGTGAGAAGTACATGAACCGATACTGCAGCTGTACCCGGACTCATGATTTCACTGCTTCACAGCCCTTGAAAGTCCTGCAAGATTATGGTGTACCTGATGACCTCATTAGCTCCTTGAAGTCAGTTTATGCAAATATATTGGCTTTGAAATACTCTGAAAGGGGCAGTAAGGGCAACCAAGACAGCATTCAATGGCAAGGTGGTCACCAGGGCAATAGAGGAAGAGGTGGCAAAAGGGGCCATAGAGGATTCCAGAGCGGTCATCAACCGCGACCATTTCCCTCCCACACCGGTGGCACTCTAAATACAGCTtttagaggaagaggaggccccCGGGGTGGCAGGGGTGATTGGAGGAGGCAGCCATGGTTGCCACAAACGTGTTCCACTGGTGACATCCATGCTGCCATCGGCACCATTGATCAGTTGGATTTTGGTGATACAGGGGATACTGGACCCAGTGAAGCCAACACAGACCAGCAGCAGGCCTCCAATCTGCACCTTCCTGCTGCTAACAACACTGATACAAGCAGTGACGATGGGCAGAACACAGGCAAAATCCAGAATCCAAATGAAACTTCAACAGCTGACGGAGGCAGCGGTGGTAACCAGAAACACCTGCATCGAACCCACTCTACCGATGATGCCTCTGCTGTTGTCAAGGAAGAGAGTAATGGTGACAGTGGGGGCAACAGAAAAGAAAGGCAAAGGCCTGTCAGAG ATAAAACTGAGATATGCCTGTACTTCATCAAAGGACGCTGTATACATGAGG AGCGATGTTTTAAGGCTCACGACAAGATACCATATAGATGGGAAATCAGAAAGGATGATCAGTGGAATCCCATGCCCGAAAACGAGACGATAGAGAAGGATTACTGTGACCCTAACAACAcgcacag CAGCGGTCCGTTTGTGTATTTTGACACAATGACCTGTGGACCGGACAAATTGAAAGTACGACGGCTGTCCACTGCCAACTCTTTACTGGAACCAACCTTCATCTTCACCACTGAGTGGGTTTGGTACTGGGAAGATGAGTTTGGAAACTGGAATATGTATGCTTCAACT GGTGGTGGACACAAACCAGCAGACATGGACAGTTCTACACTGGAGCAGAAGTTCCTGGACAACAGCAAAGATATGGTGGAATTCACTGCTGGTTCACAGACATACTCACTCTGtttcaaaa GTATgattcaaacaaacaagcagTACGGCACACAGAAAGTCGTGAGAAGACGACCCCGGTTTGTATCTGCAGCTGATGTCCAAGCCAAGAGAGTGAG AAAGCCTCTTGGTCTGATGTTTGCTCCTGTACCATCCCACTGGGACAAGTCTCAGATCCCTCAAACGGGATACAAG AGAATCCCCCTCCAGCACTTCTCAGAAGAATTTCAGAAAATCGAGTCTCTTTTCTCCGCAACCATGACAGGATTTGATGTTGTCAAAATTGAGAGGATTCAGAACAAAGCTCTTTGGGAGGTGTTCCAGTG GCAGAAAGGTCAGATGCAGAACAGCAGAGGTGGGCGCAGAGTGAGAGAAGAAAAGCTTTTTCATGGCACGGACAATAAATACGTGGACACCATCTGTCAAACCAACTTTGACTGGAGACTCTGTGGAACTCATGGAACTGCTTTTGGCAAAG GTAGTTACTTTGCCAAGGATGCCAAATACTCTCACAGCTACACCAGTGACTCTGATGTGAAATCCATGTTTGTCGCACACCTTCTGGTGGGAGATTACACCAAGGGGTCCCCGGATTATCGCCGGCCTCCTTCTAAGAATGGCGACGACATAAATTTctttgacagctgtgtggataATGTTTCAAATCCTTCCATATATGTTGTGTTTGAGAAGCACCAGATCTACCCGGAGTACCTGCTGCAATACAAAACCACTCATCCACTCATTGACAGGTTCAGTTCCAACGCATCCTCATACCATCATAGCCCATCTTCATTCCCATACCAACTCAGACCAATGCCATCCTCGTACCAACCCACTTCATTGATTTCTAACCCCATCTCATCCTCAAACCAATCGAGCTCATCTTCGTCGTCATACAAACCCGTCATATCTATTTCTAATCCCAAAGTCCCAAACCAATCGAGCTCACCTTTGTTTCCATTCCAACCCGTCAAATCTTTTTCTAATCCCAAACCAGCCTCAAACCAAGCGATGCCTTACCTACCcacccagaaaaaaaaggaagagtccAGTTCCTGTATTATTGCTTAG